attgaattcatgctccagcccaCTCGGTTCTTGAACTTAAGACCTCTTAGTTCGGTTACCATATTGAAATCATGCTTCAGTCAACTATTCCAATAGTCCGAACTGATGGAGAGagacgggcaatatatttcaacatcgTATCAGAGCCATACATACacataaaaaatggaattattactattatcttctaCTTTTTAGAAAATCCGGGTGACTTGAGTTCGAGATCCAGAAGAGATTTTCTACTTGACATCTCACACACTGTGGATGTGGATGAACTAAGGGTCTAGGAGCGAGAACTTTATTTCACCTTCACGAAGCCGCCACCTCCTCGCCGTACTAAGCAAGACACATAAACCCTAAACAAACTAGAAACACCTAGACACAAAAGCAATAGCCTTCCTGTCGGCAAGGGCCAGGATCCACCACGCGTCCCTCAGCCTCAGGTCACAGAAACGAGACAGATCGGCGGTGGCTCCAATAGGAGGTTGTGGAAACCTCACACGTGGAAGTCGCGCTTGCAACTATGGGAAGTTGTTTTAGTTCCCCTTTATCTGCCCCTTTTGCATTGTTTCTTTTTTGCCAAAACAAACAGACAAATGGTGGTTCATGGTTTGTTTTGTCTTGTAGTTGTGGCCCAGTCTTGCTCCTTACCATCCAGCCACGGACTGTGCAATCTATGTGTACATTGCGTTTGGCTAAGCTGGTCATCATAGAAATACCTAATTATTGTCTAACAAAATAGAAatagtaaccgtactttattgcggGAATTGGTTAGAATTATTTAATGATTTTTATATGAAGCATTCGTATTATGCTATTAAtataataattaaaaccaaaatgcatATAATTTGTTGTATTTCATCTCTCCGTATATATTTAAAGAAAATGTAGAGTTCAGTCATCCACTAAAATCTCCTCCAACTTAATCtatgttcctctctctctctctattaatTTTATCCTTAGCAAAAAAACTCGATTTTTTTGACAAATAAATTTTGTTTTCTTTAGTAAGCAAATAAATGCTTACCAAACAAGTATTTACATAATAAAATCATTTACACAATTTAACTAATATGGTCAACACACGCACGATTATGTACTTATTTTATAGTATTAGAACAGTATTGAATATAAGAATATAAGTAGCATGTGCAGTGCATGTTAATGTAGTTTTTTTTCATGCAAGGTGACATGTTAAGTTCGTATAATTGTTTGTTGAGAGGATCAAAAGTAGTATGATTCAAATATTTAGGTACAATGTATTCTACAAAAAATTGAATACCTTTCAAGCTTTTTCTAAACCATGCATCAAATAAAAAAGGCTAACATATGGGACTAGGAGAAGCATGCACACCTATATCCTTGGCAATTTAGTTAGTTTGGAAAACCTACTAGATGATTGTCGTCACTAAGACTAATCACTAATAGAATTTTAAATCACTAGAGGATAATACATGCTTTGTTACGCCATTATTTAGTTTTGGTATTAATTATTTTCCTCCCAAATGTTATTATGGAAATTCATATTTATGAATATATTTTGAAATTCAAGAACATAGTTTAAATTCTTAAGCATTTTGGTAAATTAAAAAAGTTTTCTGCAAAATTGTGAACATTTGTTCATATGTGTGATCTTCTTTAGATTTATAGATATTATTAAAATCCTTGAATATGCGTGATCTTCTTTAGATTTACAGATATTATTAAAATCCTTGAACATTTTGTAAATTTCGTGATCATTTTTTAAAATCCTGAACAATTATGAAACTCGTGAACACAATTCATAATCCACAGGTATTTTTTCATATTCGTGCATAAATTGTGATGTAATAAatgttttttaaattcatgaatatttttaaaaattgtCAACTTTTTTTTGAAAAGTGTTTTTGAGGGAGCGGAGGTGTGGTCACGGGGGAGAGGCCATTGACGCGGGAGATGTTTTCCATGGAACTGTATAGGGTGTGTGACGTACATGGTGAAGGACCAGATgcaaaccccccccccctcccccgataCGCGTCCAGTTTGCGGGATTTCAGATAACTGAATACGTCCACGGACCAATATGGTATCAAGTTGGATGGCTTGCAGTATCTAGACAATTCGGTCCGGACGTTTTGAGGGTCCAAGTTGGATGCCCTCATGTCCTTTCACTAAAACACAGTTGTTTCTCTCTTCCATGCCCCTTGATgaaaatactttccatgaaaaggcATGCCCTTTAATAATGTCTGTTCAtccaaaaacatatttgaaaaTTAAGGAAAACAAGCATAATTACTATTAAGTTAACATGTTAGAAATCTCATATTGTAACTAACATAAATGTGACCACTGAAATTGCCTTAACGAGCCTAGAGAATTAATGTATCAAAATGTTAACATCTCAACTTGCTTTTACATttcaaaacattttgaattttATAATACAACATCTGCAAACAAATGTAAAACGTTTTAGATCACTCTAAACTTGACTGACGGTACCCAGTAAATCTAGGCGTGTAAATGGATGGGTCACACAGCTAGTGCTAAGTTACTAATAGAAGACTTAGGGAGTGTTTGGAATCTCTCCCGTCAGCTAACTCCGCTCCGCGCGAGAAGCGCGGTCTGAGCCGCTCCCAGCAATAGTGCTGGTGCTCCTTCCACTCCGGGAGCTGCTGTGGCGGAGCGGAGTGTATCCGAACATGGCTTTAATAGACAACTGCGGTGACTGATCCACTGGTTCTTCGCTTTGTTGGCTGTAGCTTCTATGTTTATCCTGTACGACGATGGATCAATTGATTTTCAACCGACTAGTAATACCCAATGAAAAGGAAAAGCCAGATTGTTAAATCTCAGCCGATGAGACTTAACGATGCTATATTCATGACACATCTTATACGAAGATTCGTGtaaaattttcttttattttttatttatttttttatatgtTTTGTCACTTGATGAAATCTCAGTCGATTGAAGTCTAACCATACCTAGAAAGAAATTTATCCTTTGATGTTCATTTTCTTCGGAAGACAATTTTTTCCCACGGTTACTGAGTCTTGATCGGTGGCCTGGTTTAACGCAGGAGCTTTACGTGGTCAGCTGGGAGAGTGGCGAGACTGCCCGTCTGCCGCGAGAGAGGTACCCGAAGCCGCTCATCTTCCACGACGGACGCCTCGCATTTCTGCCCACCGCCCCCGCCATGCTCGCCTTCTTCCTGTTTTTGCCGCTCGGTTTTATACTCTCCGTCATCCGCATCTCCATTGGCATCGTCCTGCCATACAACATCAGCTTTGCAGCCAGCGCGCTCGCTGGGGTCTGCTTCCGCACCTCCGGCCGCCGCGTCCCGGAGGCCGGCGCCAAGCGCAGGGGCGTCCTGTTCGTGTGCACGCACCGGACGCTGGTGGACCCGATCATGCTAACCGCCGCGCTGCAGAAGCCGGTGCCAGCCGTGACGTACAGCCTCAGCCGGCTCTCCGAGATCATCGCGCCCATCAAGACGGTGCGGCTGACGCGCGACCGCGACCACGACGCCGCCATGATGTCGCGGCTGCTGGAGCAGGGAGACCTCGCGGTCTGCCCCGAGGGCACCACCTGCCGCGAGCCCTACCTGCTGCGGTTCAGCCCGCTGTTCGCCGAGCTGGCCGACGACATGGAGCCCGTGGCGCTGGACGCGCAGGTGACGTCGCTGTATGGCACCACGGCCAGCGGCCACAAGTGGCTCGACCCCGTGGCGTTCTTCGCCAACCCTGTGCCCGCGTACCGGGTGGAGTTCCTCGGCGCCGTGCCACGGGATCAGACGCGCGCAGGCGGGAGGACCAGCGCCGAGGTAGCCAACTGGGTCCAGCGCCGGCTCGGCGAGGCGCTTGGGTTCGAATGCACCGGGCTCAGTCGCCGTGACAAGTACATCATGCTCGCCGGGAACGACGGCGTGGTCCGCAAGTAGAAGACTCGCGCAGCAGCTGAGCGTGTTCTCTAAATACAACCGTCCTGCAAATCAAAATTCGCCAAATATTAGTCACTCCTATCCGGAAGTAACGTAATCTGTTCGGGGAGTAGTGGATCTATTGAGTTTTCTCTTACTCGTGTGTTGACAAAAACTGGTTTGCTGCCAGAGTCGATAAATAAACGACTGTACTGAAATCTAATCAAACAACGAcctcttgtttttttcttttttcttttgaagcTACGACGTCTTGTTGTTAAGGGCATTTCTAACTCCCTAAAAGTTGGGATGATCGGGCAGAATAAAATTAGTGAAGTAAATTTTTACTCCATTAATGTTGACTGCACCCAGTCAATCCTATTTAAAACAATACAGTGGCTGGCCAACTCGTTTGGAGAATGCTCCCTCCATCAGTTTTTTTGCTGGCCGTTCGATGAGGGTTGACCAAGTCTTTTTTCGCGTTTTGCCCGTCCGATCGTTGCTAGAATTCATTCCTGTGGATTTTACCGAGCGGTGGATCATGGCTAGGGATGACGTGTGGGCCTGGCGCTGTATCCACTTGGATCGAAACGGCTGGGTGCTGCTTCGTCCGGTGCGCGGGCGCGAGGCAGCCGCTCGTGCCGCGCCGCGTGCGCTATGTATTCTTCTGTTACCCTCTCGCTGGCTGGTGCTCCGGCTGCAAGTGGGCCTCGCTGACGCATGGCCCCGCGCGTCAGCTTCCTGGTGTCTTTTTCCCGTGTGCGCGTTGCTCGTTTCACCTGCTGACCTCATGATTCGGCCGGCCCGGCGCATGGAGAGTGGGCGAGCGGAGTGGGCGAGCGGTCTCGTCTCGCTCGTCTCGTCGAACGGCAA
The Triticum dicoccoides isolate Atlit2015 ecotype Zavitan chromosome 3A, WEW_v2.0, whole genome shotgun sequence genome window above contains:
- the LOC119268451 gene encoding glycerol-3-phosphate acyltransferase 1-like; its protein translation is MVLHAILPKVAVHWLINLYRAARKLRSNAFQYCRNSTTTTKPSTEAISSSERTMPSAADRTVVCDFHGGLLRSTGIFPYFMLVAFEGGSPLRALVLLGFSPLVWILGERSDAGVRIMTFVTFVGLRPRDADLVARAVLPKFYMERLHAQVYDHLWLPAKRKVALTSTPRVMAECFLKEYMAANVVVGCELQMVEVGRVLYFTGLLCGSGSGPGLGQKALREAFEADGNMADVAVVGSSNPLDHLSAPYCKELYVVSWESGETARLPRERYPKPLIFHDGRLAFLPTAPAMLAFFLFLPLGFILSVIRISIGIVLPYNISFAASALAGVCFRTSGRRVPEAGAKRRGVLFVCTHRTLVDPIMLTAALQKPVPAVTYSLSRLSEIIAPIKTVRLTRDRDHDAAMMSRLLEQGDLAVCPEGTTCREPYLLRFSPLFAELADDMEPVALDAQVTSLYGTTASGHKWLDPVAFFANPVPAYRVEFLGAVPRDQTRAGGRTSAEVANWVQRRLGEALGFECTGLSRRDKYIMLAGNDGVVRK